In one Drosophila albomicans strain 15112-1751.03 chromosome X, ASM965048v2, whole genome shotgun sequence genomic region, the following are encoded:
- the LOC117570096 gene encoding uncharacterized protein LOC117570096: protein MSDTQRQVKFVAEQAMANLVEHAKRLQLSSVSTIPSNDENNFRKSLSLSNSTPPTTGKKSKINVNASGISVGVGASGGAQRMAHPTARKPRKIEAEPTPPPPSPRDQCMMAELRDEYDQTDLLIEKMLSDATSLNEDMINCSQHQRDLNLVQEIELETNRRSVDTLFEALSAECERPDLRDVMRRCCSALERSKERVCCPINSDLQTMNTASTVEDTTDNKTWPQIYYNGEENLENELPPPGYLTDLEPLEASVCPSKRQLDEIFNHTTPTMDMDMSVVELITPQT, encoded by the coding sequence ATGAGCGATACACAGCGTCAAGTCAAGTTTGTGGCGGAGCAAGCGATGGCCAATCTGGTGGAGCACGCCAAGCGTCTTCAGCTGAGCAGTGTGTCGACCATTCCGAGCAACGATGAGAACAACTTTCGCAAATCATTGTCCTTATCGAACTCAACCCCACCAACCACTGGCAAAAAGTCCAAGATCAATGTCAATGCTTCTGGCATTAGCGTTGGTGTCGGCGCCAGTGGTGGCGCCCAACGTATGGCGCACCCAACTGCTCGCAAGCCGCGTAAAATTGAAGCGGAACCaacaccgccaccgccatcgCCACGGGATCAATGCATGATGGCCGAGCTGCGTGACGAATACGATCAGACCGATCTGCTAATTGAAAAGATGCTGAGCGATGCCACCAGCTTGAACGAGGACATGATAAACTGTTCGCAGCATCAGCGTGATCTCAATTTGGTGCAGGAGATCGAACTGGAGACGAACAGACGCTCGGTGGACACACTGTTTGAAGCGTTGAGCGCTGAATGCGAGCGCCCTGATCTCAGGGATGTCATGCGGCGTTGCTGCAGCGCTTTGGAACGCTCCAAGGAGCGTGTCTGCTGCCCAATTAATAGCGATCTCCAAACCATGAACACAGCCTCCACTGTGGAAGACACAACTGACAATAAGACATGGCCACAAATTTATTACAACGGGGAGGAAAACCTCGAGAATGAGTTGCCACCACCCGGTTATCTGACTGATCTGGAGCCCCTCGAAGCGTCCGTATGCCCATCTAAACGCCAACTGGACGAAATATTCAATCACACCACTCCCACCATGGACATGGATATGTCCGTGGTCGAGTTAATCACTCCACAGACTTAA